GCTGCACGAGGGTCGCGAGCGTCGCGGACGAGGCCGCCACCGGGTAGACGTTCTGGTCGACGGCGTACGACTCGACCGCGGTGCCGATCGAGCGCATGTCGGCCATCGTCCGCTTCTGCTTGCCGCGGTCGATCGCGTTCAGGAGGTTCGGGATCGCGATCGCGGCGATGATGCCGATGATCGCGACGACGATCAGAAGCTCGATCAGCGTGAAACCCTTCTGGCTCTTTCTCATCACTCTTGTTCTCCCATTGTCAGGACCCCACGGCGTATTCAGCAACCGCGGTGCCAGCGGCTTCTCGCTCTCCCGAACGGCACCTCGAACCTGAACAATCCTGAAACGAAGGCACAATTGTGACGGAGGTTCTTACGGCTCGCCAGCATGTCGGGGTCGCGAGGTGACATCGGCTTACACCGCGCGGGGCCGGATGTGACGTTCATCGGCACTCTCGCCGGATTCCTCCTGGGTCGCGAGATCCTCGGCGGCGGCTTCGATCGTTCCGGGCTCGGCCCGCGTCAGCCCGTATTTCTTCGCAAAATAGCGGAACGAGCGGAACGTCATGCCCAGGAGCTCCGCCGCCCGGGTCTGCACTTGATGGGCACGCTCCATCGCTTCGGCCATGTACCGGCGGCGCAGATCTTCGAGGTGGGCCTCGAGATCGATCCCGGACTCGGGCAGGACGACGTCGATCTCACCGCGACCCGAGCCGCCGCGCATCTCGCGGGGGAGGCTGTCGGTATGGATGAGGTCGGTCGGCTCGAGCGCGACCGCCCGCTCGATGACGTTTTCGAGCTCGCGGACGTTTCCCGGCCACCGGTAGGCCTCGAGGCAATCCATCGCTTCCTCGGAGATGCCCGCCGCCCCCTTGCCGATGGCGGCGCGGCATTTGGCGAGGAAATGCTCGGCGAGCGCGGGGATGTCCTCGGGCTTCTCGCGAAGCGCCGGCATCCGGATGGGGATCACGTTGATCCGGTAGAACAGGTCCTCGCGGAACGACTTCTCGCGGACCATCTTCTCCAGGTCCTGGTTCGTCGCCGTGATGACGCGCACGTCGACCGGGATCTCCTCCGTTCCGCCGACGCGGCGGATCGTGCGTTCCTGCAGCACGCGGAGCAGCTTGATCTGCATCGCGGGGGTCGTCTCGCCGATTTCGTCGAGGAAAATCGTGCCGCCGCTCGCGACCTCGAAGAGTCCCTTCTTCGTCGCGACCGCGCCGGTGAACGAGCCCTTCATATGGCCGAACAGCTCGCTCTCG
The Candidatus Polarisedimenticolaceae bacterium DNA segment above includes these coding regions:
- a CDS encoding prepilin-type N-terminal cleavage/methylation domain-containing protein, which gives rise to MRKSQKGFTLIELLIVVAIIGIIAAIAIPNLLNAIDRGKQKRTMADMRSIGTAVESYAVDQNVYPVAASSATLATLVQ
- a CDS encoding sigma-54 dependent transcriptional regulator, encoding MNRVLVVEDEKSMRDLLSLMLRKEGYSVETADSGTQAVSRLAKDPAYDLIVTDVSMPGMTGLELLRHARRTVPDSSVILMTAYGSKETAIEALNEGAAYYVEKPFDLDEMKVVVRKTIDQKRIASENADLKSENQGLKAELAGRYRFEGLIGRSGKMQAIFQLIERVAGTGSTVMISGESGTGKELIARAVHYNSGHGDRPFMAINCGALPDELLESELFGHMKGSFTGAVATKKGLFEVASGGTIFLDEIGETTPAMQIKLLRVLQERTIRRVGGTEEIPVDVRVITATNQDLEKMVREKSFREDLFYRINVIPIRMPALREKPEDIPALAEHFLAKCRAAIGKGAAGISEEAMDCLEAYRWPGNVRELENVIERAVALEPTDLIHTDSLPREMRGGSGRGEIDVVLPESGIDLEAHLEDLRRRYMAEAMERAHQVQTRAAELLGMTFRSFRYFAKKYGLTRAEPGTIEAAAEDLATQEESGESADERHIRPRAV